TGGTTCTTTCACCGGCTTTCGGAAGGCTGGTGTGTCAAATTCAATCCATACTCCAACCGTCCTCTCCGTGTGGATTTCCGGGATGTCAGGTTCGTTGTATTCTGGACGAAGAATCCCTCGCCGATTATTGACAGGCTCGGAATCCTTGAAGAAAAGGGTATTGGGTACTATTTCCAGTACACTCTGAACGATTATGTTAAGGAGGGGCTTGAAAAGAACGTTGCATCTCTTGAAATAAGGATTGAGGCGTTCAAAAAATTGTCCTCTTTAGCAGGAAAGGAGAGAGTTATCTGGCGTTTTGATCCCCTTGTTCTTTCAGATTCTTTATGCATCGATACGCTTCTTTCCCGCATCGAGGCGATCGGCGAAGAGATCCACGAGTATACTGAAAAGTTCATTTTCAGTTTCATCGATCTCTACAAGAGCGTAAAGAAAAATCTAGAACGTGCCGGGTATTGCGGGATAAGAGAATTTACAGTCGATGAGATGGAGGAGTTTGCATCCGGCCTGCAGAGGATGGTGACCCGCTGGGGGATCTCCGCCGCCACATGTGCGGAGTCTGTCGATCTCTCCGCATATGGGATTTCGAAGAACAGGTGCATCGATCCTAATCTTATGGCAAGAATATCCGGGGATGATCCTGTGCTACTTCGTTATCTGGAAAAGAACCCTGGTAAGGATCCCGGCCAGCGGCCTCTCTGTGGTTGTATAAAGAGTACAGATATAGGACAGTATAATACATGTGCGCACCTGTGTTCGTACTGTTATGCCAACCGCTATCCGGCGCAGGCCATAAATAATTATATCAATCACCGGAATTGCAACCCCTCTGGGTTAACAATTTCCGGTGATAAAATCGGGGGTATTTGGGATTTGGAGGATGAGTAGTATTTAAGTAGGGTTTAACACATCCTTTGGTGACTATAATTCTAATGGTTTTAATTTTTTGGTGCTGGTTTGTTTTCTGGATTTGGTATCATCTTTTCCTTGTGCCGAAAAACAATTCGGGCAATCCGTAAGTTTTGGACAATTTCCGAATATTATTAGTCCTTTAAATCGTTGTAGAGCCGATAATCAATATTTTTTGGCAGCTTTCACCTCCTTTGATGTTTACACAATTTTAACTTTGTAGCACTTATTATTTAAAATGTTTTAATTTGTAATAATCACAATTGGTTAACAATTACTGACTTCTGTTGGAACGTCCTGAATTGGTTATGCTTGTATTTTTCGCCATTATATGGAAATATTTTAGCATATTGATATTGAGATGTCATTTTTTTGAAAGTCAGGGCTTAAATTTATAAAAAAAAGAATATTGAATCTATACTTTTGCCGAAACTGTCAGGTTTACCTGTCTTATAGTTACTTTGACAGGATCAATGAATAAAATATCCAGGTCTTTTCCTATGTCATCATCAGTTGCGTCTGGGTAGCATGAGACAATTTCTACGTTATCAAATTGCGAGCTATTGAAATCAACGAGCTTTTCGTTGATGCATTCCCATATTGTATTATTCACTCCCATTAAAACATCATTATTTACACTGAAATTTAACTGTGTTTCGTTAAAGAAAATTTCTTCAATGCCTGTTTCAAGAGAAAGCATTGCAACTCCGTTTCCGCTGACATAATATTTCTCCCCCTTTTCAAGGCTTGCTATTGTAAGGGTGACTTCTGTGCAGTTTAGAAATGTGTTTCCTGTATAGTTGCCTTTGTCGTCTTTTTCAAATACAAGATTATACATGTATTCAATGTCAAAGAGAGATTTGAATATTCCCGACTTATTTTCTACAGCCTGGACGGTTTCTTTCATGTCGGTGTACTGCAGGGGAGTTGTTTCGTTCTCACCATATCCTGTTGTAAGATTAACATAGCCGTACTGCCACGAATATCCCTGGTCCTGCCAGAAATTACTGACAGGCTCATATGAAAATTTCACAAGAGATGAGTTGTATGTTATCCCTGTGCTGTTTGTAATATTGAAAAGCCTCGCATCTTCTTCAACCTCAAGAATTCCTCCTGATTTGACGGACGACAGAAACACATCTCCTCCGCCAAGCACGAAACTCCTGCTGAGCCGTCCCTCTGACTTTTGCCAGACCGCGTTTTCAAGATCCGATGAAAACGACAGGAATTCTTTTTCTACACCTGATAAATGATCGATTTCAGCCTCTTCCTTTAATGAAGGAACATAAGTATTGAAATAAACGGACATAACCGTTACAATAACAGCCAGTATTAGAAGCATTGCAATAATCGGTGCAATACCTTCTTCTTTATTGTATTCAATCAACCTTGGACCCTCCCGAAGAATACTACCGATTTCGATACGACCATCTGGACATTGTAGCCGCTTACATTTACCCCTCCGGTATCTATTTCCATCCAATCACCTGGCATAAAATTGGCTTCTTTTGTATTGTTAATACTAATATTTTCAGCATATAGTGGAATTGTTCTGCTTTTATTCGAGAGTATGATCTTAATACTCTGGTTTGAAAGCGTGTCTCCCCCTTTGTGCCATAGAGTAAAATTATAATCGCTTATTGTTACATTAGGGGAGTAATCTTCCATCATCACGTTTAACGACGGTTCCCGATCTTCAGGAATATACTGCGATGCGGATACGGCAAACAGGGCGGCAAGGATCAGGACAAGGCTCAGCATAAGCATCTCACCGATAATTGGTGAAACTCCATTCTCATCTCTTTTACTAATTTTCATTCTGAAACATTCCTCTGAAATCTTTGAAAAATCCCTAAACCTGTATTATGAATATGAACAGCACCATGGATGCGATCATGAATATGATACTGTGTTTCAGTCCTGCAAGTACAGTGTTCGAACTTAGTTGTCCGGCCATAATTCCCGAGAATAGTCCCAATATAATTGAAATGTGAAACATTTCGGAAATATTTGATTCTAAGTTGAAACTTACGTCAAAATCCATGAAACTCTGGACAAATGAAACATTAAGTTCGTAGGCCGAATACAGGAAAATACCATACGATAGATAAATAATCGCAACATAGATGAAAGAAACACCGAAACGCTCGTTTTTCATCTTTAAATAGTGTTCAAGATCGCCAATTGCAATCGCAAGAATTTCTCTCAGGTGATCCGTGATCTCGCTTGCCTTAATTACGAGTGAGATGGCTCTCTTGACGGAAACAAGTCCTATTCTTTCTTCCATCTTGTATAAAGCTCCGGATACGCTTGTTCCCATCTTTATCTCTTCGGATGCAATTTTCACCTCGGACGTGAGGACACCGATCTTGCTTTGTGCAATAATATGGATTGCACTCTGGAGAGTCATTCCCATATCTTTCATATCCGATATTTCCCTTAAAAATCCGGGGAGTTGAGATTCGAATTTTTTAAGATACCAGCTTCTTGCCTCGTAAGCAAAGGCTACGGGAACCAGAAAAGCAATGATCGTAGTGCATATAAACGCTTCAAAAACATACCCGAGAAAAATCTCTGCAAGGTACCCGTTCATGTACAGGAAAGTGACGACTCCTGCCGCCGCCATTCCGAATACAAGACCATACTGGTAATCGGAGACATAATAGCGCAACGGGTTTCTTAAAATCGTCTTAATTTTAATAGCCTGCTTTTTAGACTGGAGGTTTTTCAGGAATTTATTATCCACAGACTGAATGGTATCGGCATCAATATTGGTATCGGCATACTCCGATTGCATGACCTCTTTCCTGCTTACCTGGAGACTGTCCGGCGGCATCATTATATAGAGCAGGAATATCATCGCCGACGCACCTATGGGAAGGCCGATATACATCAGAGGCTCCAGCATATCGACACTTGACTGGCCGGAGAGGTTCTGCGCGACTATCATTATCATTATTGCAATCGGGCCCGCAACAAATGCGGTTACGTAGATCTCCGCCATGATCTCCATGGTCTTAAGAGTGTTTTCAAGCTCTTGTTTTGCAGTTTCACGGTAATGAGCCGATTTTGAGGCGAAAAAGTCTGTCATACTGCCGCCTGTCCTGAAAACCATTGCCAGATCATTTAAGAGTTCGGAGAAAGTCGGTGAGGGGGTACATTCCTGAACATTTCTCATCGCTGTTAAGAGATCGTCTCCGAAATATTCGACATCACGGATGATCATTTTGCATTCGTTTGAAACTTCCCCGTAAAGATCGTCATTCTCAGCGACGCCTTTAAATATTGCGAACAGCGTCATTGTAGTCGACAATGCCTGCATATATGTAATTGCGTATGGGAGATCGAGCTCTATTCTGGTCTTCCTGCCTGCTGCTACGGTTTGCGGGTACATGTATGCAAACAAGAAGATCCCGCCGACAAGCACCAAAAACAAAACCAGTGCCGAAATTTCGATAGGCAGGAACGAGATGGGATTTATCTCTATCTCGAGAAGCAGGAGAAGATTGACGAGCAGAATATAAACCATCGCGGCAAGAATAGTCCCAAGGAGAAGGATCAGGATATACTCGCTTGATCCGATGGGAATATGCGAAGCCTTGAGTGAACGACGGAATTCCTCCGTGTTTAAAGAATTTATAATAATGTTATTCTTCAAATTCATAACTGCCGCTCTTTGCAAATTCTTCGAATACTGATGTTATCTCGTCTGAACTTCTGAAACTGTGATTTAAAAGTCCTTCGAGAATTTCTTTCCGAATCTCGATCTGGTTGAGGGTTTCATCAACAGTCCATCCGTGACTGTAGGCGATGTCGTTTATTATCTTTGACTCCTTGTAGACCTTCCTGAAAACATCTTTTACCGGGTTCCATTTGTAGAGGATATTGTATGAGATATCATTTTTTTCCGCTACGATCTCGTCGATTGTAATACATCTCCTGACCATCCTGCCGCCAATGTACTGTAACTGCTGGATTATCATTAAATCAAGTGCACCGAACATTGCGACGGGGACATTGATCGGATTTGTCGTCAGTCGGTTGATTGCCTGCTCAACACCTCCCGCATGTAGTGTTGAATAAGTCGTATGGCCGGTGTTCATCGCCTGGAAGAGAGTCTGCGCTTCTGAGCCTCTTACCTCTCCTACTATGATGTATTCCGGCCTCTGTCTAAGTGCAGTTTTCAAAAGGGAGAACATGTCGACATTTCCTTTGCCTGACTCAGACGAACTCTCCCTCGTCTTCATAGGAAGCCAGTTTTTATGCGGCATCTGGATCTCCCTTGTATCCTCAATCGACACAATCTTTGCCAGGTGGGGAATGAACAGGGAGAATGCATTCATCATAGAAGTTTTTCCACTTGCCGTTCCGCCGACTACTATGGCACTCTTCCTGTTTTCGACGCACAGCCAGATGAATGCAAGAATCTCTGCATCATACGTGCCGTAGTCTATTAAGTCGACAGGTGTCATCGGATCGGATTTGAATTTTCGTATCGTGAAGGAACTTCCTTTTGAAGATACGACATCGGTATAAGTAATCTGTGCACGTGCACCTTCGGGCAGTGCGGCATCAACTAGAGGAGCTGTCAATGAGAGCTGCTTGTCGGCTTTTTGTGCAATTTTTAAGACAAATCTGTTGAGTTCCCCTCCCTCAAAAATGATGTTTACCGGCAGATTGGAATACTTTCTATGGAAGATGAACACCGGAATGTCGGGTCCGTTGCATGTAATGTCCTCTATGTTTTCGTCATGCATCAGAGGGTCCAGTTTTCCGTACCCCTTGAAATTTCTGTAAAGATAATAGCGGATCACCTCTATTCTGTCATCTGCGATATTTTGATCGAGGTTTTTAACTATTTTGTAAACCAACTCGGAATCAAGGTTAAGTTGTTCGTTTTGCGGTTTTGAATCGTAAAGAACCACAGACCTCAGTTGTGCATCTGTTTCTTCAAGTATAATGTGTTCTTTTTCAGTGATCTTCGGTTCGAAGATCATATACTGCAAATTCTTTTCTTCATCCTTTACTATGACGGCATATGAATGCGGAGGGTAGAGCCAGTATGATTCAAGGATCTCTAGAGAGTCCGGCAGAAGTCCGGGTTTGATCTCAGGATTTTCAGGATAATCTGCATGAGTTATGACCACTTGTTCTAGTTCTGGATTATCAGACTGAAGCATGTTTTTCAGGATTGCCAGGTAATCCCTGAACTTTCCTGAAATATCTTCTTTACCTCCCGGCTGGCCGTCTTCTGCTTTTTTTTCTTCGTTTTTATCTTTTTTTGATTTTAGATTAAATTTCTGTGAGATCGAATTGACTTTTTTATCCTTGCCTTCCGTCCGGCTGTCTCCTACTTTTTTTTCTTCGTTTGAATCTTTTTTTGTTTTTAAACCGAGTTTCTGCGAGATCGAACTGATTTTTTCATTCTTGCCTTCGGGCCGTTTGTCTTCTGATTTTTTTGATTTTAAATTAAATTTCTGTGAGATCGAAATGATCTTTTTGTCATTTCTTCCTTTGGCCTGTTCCGTATTTCCTGAATTTATCTTTTGAAAATTATTTTTAATTGAGAGTGTTGCAGACCTGGAGGTGTTGATTTTTGAACTACCATCCGCATTTTTTGCGCTTTCCTCCTGAACGGATTCTATGGATTCGTCTTCTGTTGGTAGAGTTTCTTCCGGCGAAGGATTTGTCTCTGCAGAATCTTCGGATTCAGTGTATAATTTATGATGATCCGTTGGATCACGGGATTCTGGGGAGGTCTCCTGCATTTATTACCAGTCCTCCTCATAATACTCATCATTACTATCATCCTCATACAGTGCTGAACTCCCTGTTGTCATCTGCGAAAATACGTCGTTTGCATTGGTAATCACGCTGAAGGAGTTGGGATTTTCAGGAATGGTCCCGGAGAGAACATTGATCTCCGCATCAAGGCCTGTTCCATGTATATTTATCCTGAATTCCCCGGTTCTCGGTATTGTAATGTATTGTTCGTCATCTGAGGGATTTTTCCTGTTGTATCCTCCCGTTGCGACAATTTCGTTTGTCTTGTTATCTATGACGGTTACAGTAAGGAACGAATAATAAGGGTTTCCATCACCGTCACCGCTTCCGGATATAAGTCCTGAAACCGCATAACAGACAACCAATGGTCCCTTGCCTACAGAAACAACGATGCTCATTGAATCAAACTGGAATGTTTTGGATGTCCTGTATAATGTCTGGAAATATTCCTGTGAAACCGGATCTTCAGGTACTTCACTGGTCTTAAATTCAAAGGGTTTAAAGTAAGGATCATCCGGCGTAAAACTGTCAACAACATTAACGGAATCGCTTATTCCTGTATCACCTGGCAGATTGGCTGCTTGACCGGAATTCGTCTGGGTATCCTGATTATTATAAACAGGCGGAGCAGTTGTTTGTCCGTTGTTTGACGATGTAAT
The window above is part of the Methanolacinia paynteri genome. Proteins encoded here:
- a CDS encoding type II/IV secretion system ATPase subunit; translation: MQETSPESRDPTDHHKLYTESEDSAETNPSPEETLPTEDESIESVQEESAKNADGSSKINTSRSATLSIKNNFQKINSGNTEQAKGRNDKKIISISQKFNLKSKKSEDKRPEGKNEKISSISQKLGLKTKKDSNEEKKVGDSRTEGKDKKVNSISQKFNLKSKKDKNEEKKAEDGQPGGKEDISGKFRDYLAILKNMLQSDNPELEQVVITHADYPENPEIKPGLLPDSLEILESYWLYPPHSYAVIVKDEEKNLQYMIFEPKITEKEHIILEETDAQLRSVVLYDSKPQNEQLNLDSELVYKIVKNLDQNIADDRIEVIRYYLYRNFKGYGKLDPLMHDENIEDITCNGPDIPVFIFHRKYSNLPVNIIFEGGELNRFVLKIAQKADKQLSLTAPLVDAALPEGARAQITYTDVVSSKGSSFTIRKFKSDPMTPVDLIDYGTYDAEILAFIWLCVENRKSAIVVGGTASGKTSMMNAFSLFIPHLAKIVSIEDTREIQMPHKNWLPMKTRESSSESGKGNVDMFSLLKTALRQRPEYIIVGEVRGSEAQTLFQAMNTGHTTYSTLHAGGVEQAINRLTTNPINVPVAMFGALDLMIIQQLQYIGGRMVRRCITIDEIVAEKNDISYNILYKWNPVKDVFRKVYKESKIINDIAYSHGWTVDETLNQIEIRKEILEGLLNHSFRSSDEITSVFEEFAKSGSYEFEE
- a CDS encoding DUF1848 domain-containing protein; amino-acid sequence: MAGNSVQSKLFSGENNAAIDEIKTVRPVIISTSRATDIPAFYSDWFFHRLSEGWCVKFNPYSNRPLRVDFRDVRFVVFWTKNPSPIIDRLGILEEKGIGYYFQYTLNDYVKEGLEKNVASLEIRIEAFKKLSSLAGKERVIWRFDPLVLSDSLCIDTLLSRIEAIGEEIHEYTEKFIFSFIDLYKSVKKNLERAGYCGIREFTVDEMEEFASGLQRMVTRWGISAATCAESVDLSAYGISKNRCIDPNLMARISGDDPVLLRYLEKNPGKDPGQRPLCGCIKSTDIGQYNTCAHLCSYCYANRYPAQAINNYINHRNCNPSGLTISGDKIGGIWDLEDE
- a CDS encoding type IV pilin N-terminal domain-containing protein; its protein translation is MKISKRDENGVSPIIGEMLMLSLVLILAALFAVSASQYIPEDREPSLNVMMEDYSPNVTISDYNFTLWHKGGDTLSNQSIKIILSNKSRTIPLYAENISINNTKEANFMPGDWMEIDTGGVNVSGYNVQMVVSKSVVFFGRVQG
- a CDS encoding type II secretion system F family protein, giving the protein MNLKNNIIINSLNTEEFRRSLKASHIPIGSSEYILILLLGTILAAMVYILLVNLLLLLEIEINPISFLPIEISALVLFLVLVGGIFLFAYMYPQTVAAGRKTRIELDLPYAITYMQALSTTMTLFAIFKGVAENDDLYGEVSNECKMIIRDVEYFGDDLLTAMRNVQECTPSPTFSELLNDLAMVFRTGGSMTDFFASKSAHYRETAKQELENTLKTMEIMAEIYVTAFVAGPIAIMIMIVAQNLSGQSSVDMLEPLMYIGLPIGASAMIFLLYIMMPPDSLQVSRKEVMQSEYADTNIDADTIQSVDNKFLKNLQSKKQAIKIKTILRNPLRYYVSDYQYGLVFGMAAAGVVTFLYMNGYLAEIFLGYVFEAFICTTIIAFLVPVAFAYEARSWYLKKFESQLPGFLREISDMKDMGMTLQSAIHIIAQSKIGVLTSEVKIASEEIKMGTSVSGALYKMEERIGLVSVKRAISLVIKASEITDHLREILAIAIGDLEHYLKMKNERFGVSFIYVAIIYLSYGIFLYSAYELNVSFVQSFMDFDVSFNLESNISEMFHISIILGLFSGIMAGQLSSNTVLAGLKHSIIFMIASMVLFIFIIQV